Proteins from a single region of Pyrus communis chromosome 6, drPyrComm1.1, whole genome shotgun sequence:
- the LOC137736881 gene encoding E3 ubiquitin-protein ligase UPL6-like, whose protein sequence is MFFSGDSSTRKRVDLGGRSTKERDRQKLLEQTRLERNRRLWIRQQNSAALKIQKCFRGRKVAAAEHSKVREQFYGRYGKHCQNVDRFSFGPDSEFFRQLLFFFDAQSVGDFSVLVETCRLLHQFVRDTGDIVSLIAGMDYSYKHALVKHRVKQLAYICIKAVHQNRNQLKDQLFAAPEEPTMSTTLLLEALVLLIDPKLPWACETVGYLLQRRAFVLYREIIFTGKESIKTHNSIGRVSSLERSLAVVISHIGQEPCTCPNIDPHWSFSSQILTVPFLWKLFPYLGEVFARQGLSQHYINQMALCVKSHADVLPKDASIELPGYACLIGNILESSGVTLSQTDCSFQMALDLAGVATFLLEALPSMKSSNRESKEDLMGDDDMIEGDDAMEVCLNNDLERQICDAIDLRFLLQLTNVLFGGISLASGSHHGPDDKEVSAVGAACAFLHVTFNTLPLERIMTILAYRTKLVPVLWNFMRRCHENQKWQSVSEQLAYLLPGDAPGWLLPLAVFCPVYKHMLTLVDNEEFYEQEKPLSLKDIRCLVIILRQALWQLLWVNPTAPTNSMKPVTTRASNKKHPVELIQHRVSIVASELLSQLQDWNNRREFTSPSDFHADGVNEFFIAQAVIENTRANDIMKQAPFLVPFTSRVKIFTSQLAAARQRNESNSVFTRNRFRIRRDRILEDAYDQMSALSEDDLRGPIRVTFVNEFGVEEAGIDGGGIFKDFMENITQAAFDVQYGLFKETSDHLLYPNPGSGMIHEQHLQFFHFLGVLLAKAMFEGILVDIPFATFFLSKLKQKFNYLNDLPSLDPELYRHLIFLKHYKGDISELELYFVIVNNEYGEQTEEELRPWGKNLRVTNENVISFIHLVANHRLNFQIHQQSLHFLRGFQQLIPKDWMDMFNEHELQLLISGSLDSLDVDDLRMNTNYVGGYHSEHYVIDMFWEVLKSFSLENQKKFLKFVTGCSRGPLLGFKYLEPLFCIQRAGGNAAEGALDRLPTAATCMNLLKLPPYRSKEQLESKLMYAISADAGFDLS, encoded by the exons ATGTTCTTCTCGGGCGATTCATCGACTCGGAAGCGAGTTGATTTGGGGGGACGGAGTACGAAGGAAAGGGACAGGCAGAAGCTTTTGGAGCAGACAAGGTTGGAACGCAACCGCCGGTTGTGGATACGACAGCAGAACTCGGCGGCTTTGAAAATCCAG AAATGCTTCAGAGGGAGGAAGGTGGCAGCGGCTGAACATTCTAAGGTGCGCGAGCAGTTCTATGGAAGATATGGGAAGCACTGCCAGAATGTGGACAG GTTTAGTTTTGGTCCCGATTCAGAGTTTTTCCGGCAGTTACTTTTCTTCTTTGATGCTCAAAGCGTTGGTGATTTTTCCGTCCTTGTGGAGACGTGCCGGTTGCTTCATCAATTTGTCAGAGATACAG GGGATATTGTTAGCCTCATTGCGGGCATGGATTATTCGTACAAGCATGCTTTGGTGAAACACAGAGTGAAGCAGCTTGCATATATCTGTATTAAGGCTGTTCATCAAAACAG AAATCAGTTGAAGGATCAACTATTTGCAGCCCCAGAGGAGCCCACCATGTCAACAACTTTGTTGTTAGAAGCATTAGTTTTATTGATAGATCCCAAGCTTCCATGGGCTTGTGAGACAGTTGGCTATCTTTTGCAAAGAAGGGCTTTTGTCCTGTATAGAGAGATTATTTTTACAGGAAAG GAAAGTATAAAGACTCATAACTCAATTGGCAGAGTGTCTTCGTTGGAGCGTAGTCTTGCTGTTGTAATTTCTCACATTGGTCAGGAGCCATGTACGTGCCCAAACATCGATCCACATTggagtttttcttctcaaattctTACAGTTCCTTTTTTATGGAAGCTATTCCCCTACTTAGGAGAG GTTTTTGCAAGACAAGGGCTGAGCCAGCATTACATTAATCAAATGGCACTCTGTGTGAAAAGTCATGCTGATGTACTTCCAAAAGATGCATCAATTGAGTTACCCGGTTATGCCTGCCTTATTGGAAATATATTGGAATCTTCCGGAGTCACTCTATCTCAGACTGACTGCTCATTTCAAATG GCTTTAGACCTTGCTGGCGTTGCAACATTCTTGTTGGAGGCCCTTCCTTCAATGAAATCATCAAATAGAGAAAGCAAAGAAG ATTTGATGGGTGATGATGACATGATTGAAGGAGATGATGCAATGGAAGTTTGTTTAAATAACGATTTAGAGCGACAGATATGTGATGCCATAGATCTGCGCTTTCTTCTGCAATTA ACAAATGTTTTGTTTGGAGGTATTTCACTTGCCAGTGGCTCGCACCACGGACCTGATGATAAAGAGGTGTCAGCTGTTGGTGCGGCTTGTGCTTTTCTACATGTTACTTTCAACACCTTACCTCTGGAGAGAATCATGACTATACTAGCTTATAGAACGAAACTTGTTCCGGTGCTTTGGAATTTTATGAGACGGTGCCATGAAAATCAGAAATGGCAGTCAGTGTCTGAGCAGTTGGCGTATCTGCTGCCTGGAGATGCACCTGGCTGGCTATTACCTTTGGCTGTATTCTGTCCTGTGTACAA GCACATGCTTACATTAGTTGATAATGAAGAGTTCTATGAGCAGGAGAAGCCACTGTCATTGAAGGATATCAGATGCCTAGTTATCATACTCAGACAG GCCCTATGGCAACTTCTTTGGGTGAATCCTACAGCTCCCACTAATTCTATGAAACCTGTCACAACCCGCGCTTCTAATAAGAAGCACCCTGTGGAGTTAATTCAACATAGGGTTAGCATTGTAGCTTCTGAACTCCTCTCCCAG TTGCAAGATTGGAACAATAGACGTGAATTCACATCCCCCAGTGACTTCCATGCTGATGGTGTCAATGAGTTCTTTATTGCACAG GCTGTGATAGAAAATACTCGGGCAAATGACATCATGAAGCAAGCTCCCTTCCTGGTACCATTCACAAGCAGAGTTAAAATATTCACT TCACAATTGGCAGCAGCTAGACAAAGAAATGAGTCTAATTCTGTATTTACCAGAAACCGATTCAGAATACGGCGGGATCGTATCTTGGAAGATGCTTATGATCAAATGAGTGCGCTGTCTGAAGATGATCTTCGGGGACCG ATTCGTGTAACGTTTGTAAATGAATTTGGGGTTGAGGAGGCTGGAATTGATGGTGGTGGGATTTTCAAAGACTTCATGGAGAACATTACTCAAGCAGCCTTTGATGTTCAGTATGGATTGTTTAAG GAAACATCCGATCATTTACTCTACCCTAACCCTGGTTCGGGAATGATTCACGAACAGCATCTCCAATTTTTTCACTTTCTTGGGGTTCTTCTTGCAAAG GCCATGTTTGAGGGGATTCTTGTAGATATACCATTTGCAACGTTTTTTCTGagcaaattaaaacaaaa GTTCAACTATTTAAATGATTTGCCTTCATTGGACCCAGAGTTGTACCGTCACCTTATTTTCTTGAAG CATTATAAAGGTGATATTTCAGAATTAGAATTGTACTTTGTCATTGTAAATAATGAATATGGAGAGCAAACAGAAGAGGAGCTGCGTCCCTGGGGCAAAAACCTACGTGTCACTAATGAGAACGTCATTTCCTTTATTCATCTTGTTGCCAACCATCGTTTGAACTTTCAG ATACATCAACAAAGTTTACATTTTTTAAGGGGGTTTCAGCAGCTTATACCGAAAGATTGGATGGATATGTTTAATGAGCATGAACTTCAG CTTCTGATATCAGGTTCACTTGACAGCTTGGATGTCGATGATCTACGGATGAACACAAATTATGTGGGTGGCTATCATAGT GAGCATTATGTCATTGACATGTTCTGGGAAGTTCTGAAAAGTTTTTCATTGGAAAACCAGAAGAAATTTCTAAA ATTTGTGACTGGGTGCTCTCGGGGACCTCTGCTTGGATTCAAATACTTGGAACCATTATTTTGCATACAGAG GGCTGGTGGCAATGCAGCTGAAGGAGCTCTTGACCGATTACCGACTGCAGCCACTTGTATGAATCTCCTAAAGCTTCCACCATATAGAAG TAAGGAGCAACTGGAATCAAAATTGATGTATGCTATAAGTGCAGATGCCGGCTTTGATTTGAGCTGA
- the LOC137737669 gene encoding uncharacterized protein isoform X2, translating to MVKVRMNTADVAAEVKCLRRLIGMRCSNVYDLSPKTYMLKLMNSSGVTESGESEKVFLLIESGVRLHTTQYVRDKSNTPSGFTLKLRKHIRTRRLEDVRQLGYDRIVLFQFGLGENAYYVILELYAQGNVILADSDFMVMTLLRSHRDDDKGVAIMSRHRYPIEICRVFERTTAEKLQEALTLSKEPDNNEPVKDHEGGNNVPDAPKEKKGKSKGGKPAESSKSSGDTKAKQATLKNVLGDALGYGPALSEHIILDAGLIPNTKVSKENKLDDNAIQLLVEAVAKFEDWLHDVISGDKIPEGYILMQKNSGKSGPPSEPGSSVQIYDEFCPILLNQFKSREHVEFETFDASLDEFYSKIESQRAEQQQKAKESSATQKLNKIRVDQENRVHMLRKEVDQCVKMAELIEYNLDDVDAAIVAVRVALAKGTSWEDIARMVKEEKKYGNPVASLIDKLQLEKNCMTLLLSNNLDEMDDDEKTLPADKVEVDLALSAHANARRWYELKKKQESKQEKTVTAHEKAFKAAEKKTRLQLSQEKAVASISHMRKVHWFEKFNWFISSENYLIISGRDAQQNEMIVKRYMSKGDLYVHAELHGASSTVIKNHRPDQPVPPLTLNQAGCFTVCHSAAWDSKIVTSAWWVHPHQVSKTAPTGEYLTVGSFMIRGKKNFLPPHPLIMGFGLLFRLDESSLGSHLNERRVRGEEEGTNDVDENGPLEEVSDSESENETIEEKLAEEPKPAPDSSIHIDKPDLKDPSGNGLLTSNAEAKDSAEIPMKEKKTFSDADISVNGVSSVTPELEDLIDRALGLGSTAMSAKKYQIDTSPVDLVAEPNVEENKATGREKPHISKAERRKLKKGQTGSAHEEQADLQNEKLKQHEISVSQPEKEVHEKKPSGGKTSRSKQHNISARQTKNEVHDKKPSSGKASRGQKGKLKKMKEKYADQDEEERRIRMALLASAGRVQKSGESQNENSALAEDKKLSPVDAPKICYKCKKVGHLSRDCPEHQDGTLHSHANGGVEDDPPVGLDKSTSEVDKVTMEEDDIHEIGEEEKEKLNDVDYLTGNPLPSDILLYAVPVCGPYSSVQSYKYHVKIVPGSVKRGKAAKTAMNLFSHRPEATVREKELMKACTDPELVAAIIGNVKITSAGLTQLKQKQKKVKKSSSKAK from the exons ATGGTGAAGGTCCGGATGAACACCGCCGATGTCGCCGCCGAGGTCAAGTGCTTGCGGCGGCTCATCGGCATGCGCTGCTCCAACGTCTACGATCTCTCCCCCAag ACGTATATGTTGAAGCTCATGAATAGCAGTGGAGTCACAGAGTCCGGCGAGAGCGAGAAGGTTTTTCTATTGATTGAGAGTGGCGTCAGATTGCATACGACTCAATACGTTCG GGATAAGAGTAATACTCCATCTGGGTTTACCTTAAAATTGAGGAAGCACATACGAACACGAAGGCTCGAGGATGTACGGCAGCTTGGATATGATAGG ATTGTTCTCTTTCAATTTGGGCTCGGTGAAAATGCGTACTATGTTATATTGGAGCTTTATGCCCAGGGAAATGTTATTCTCGCAGATTCGGATTTTATGGTCATGACCCTTCTTCGCTCCCATAG GGATGACGATAAGGGGGTTGCAATCATGTCACGTCATCGTTATCCAATTGAAATATGTCGAGTTTTTGAGCGAACAACTGCTGAAAAGTTACAGGAAGCTCTTACCTTGTCCAAGGAACCAGATAACAATGAACCCGTTAAGGATCATGAAGGTGGAAATAATGTGCCTGATgcaccaaaagagaaaaagggtAAAAGTAAAGGTGGGAAGCCTGCTGAGTCAAGTAAAAGTAGCGGTGATACTAAAGCCAAACAGGCCACCTTGAAGAATGTTCTTGGGGATGCGTTGGGCTATGGACCTGCGCTATCTGAGCATATTATATTAGATGCTGGCCTCATTCCAAATACAAAAGTTTCTAAAGAGAACAAGTTAGACGATAATGCAATTCAGCTTTTGGTTGAAGCTGTTGCGAAGTTTGAGGATTGGCTGCATGATGTCATTTCAGGTGATAAAATTCCTGAAGGGTACATTTTAATGCAGAAGAATTCAGGGAAAAGTGGTCCCCCATCTGAACCAGGGAGTTCTGTCCAG ATATATGATGAATTCTGCCCCATATTATTGAACCAATTCAAATCGAGGGAGCATGTGGAGTTTGAAACATTTGATGCTTCTTTGGATGAGTTCTATAGCAAAATTGAGAGTCAAAGGGCAGAACAACAGCAAAAGGCAAAAGAGAGCTCTGCCACCCAGAAGCTTAATAAAATACGTGTTGATCAG GAAAATCGTGTTCACATGCTAAGGAAAGAAGTTGATCAGTGTGTTAAAATGGCGGAATTGATAGAATATAATTTAGATGATGTGGATGCTGCTATAGTAGCTGTTCGTGTAGCTTTAGCAAAGGGCACAAGTTGGGAGGATATTGCTAGAATGgtgaaggaggagaagaaatatGGAAACCCTGTTGCTAGCCTCATTGACAAGCTTCAGCTTGAAAAGAATTGCATGACATTGCTGCTGAGCAACAATCTTGATGAAATGGATGATGATGAGAAGACTCTCCCTGCAGATAag GTGGAAGTTGATTTAGCACTTTCAGCACATGCCAATGCTCGGCGGTGGTATGAACTAAAGAAAAAACAGGAGAGCAAACAGGAGAAGACTGTAACAGCACATGAAAAAGCATTTAAGGCAGCGGAGAAAAAGACTCGTCTCCAGCTGTCACAG GAAAAAGCTGTTGCTAGCATTTCACATATGCGCAAGGTTCACTGGTTTGAGAAATTTAACTGGTTCATCAGCAGTGAGAACTATTTGATTATCAGTGGACGTGATGCTCAACAAAACGAGATGATAGTCAAGCGCTATATGTCAAAAGGAGATCT gtatGTCCATGCGGAGTTGCATGGGGCTTCCAGCACCGTGATAAAGAACCATAGGCCTGACCAACCAGTGCCTCCACTTACATTAAACCAAGCAGGGTGCTTCACA GTTTGCCACAGCGCAGCATGGGATTCAAAGATTGTCACTAGTGCGTGGTGGGTTCATCCTCACCAGGTCAGTAAAACTGCTCCTACTGGGGAGTATCTGACAGTTGGAAGTTTTATGATTCGTGGGAAAAAGAATTTTCTTCCTCCACACCCTCTAATTATGGGCTTTGGGTTGTTATTTCGCTTGGACGAGAGCTCATTGGGCTCCCATCTGAATGAGAGGAGGGTAAGAGGTGAGGAGGAAGGGACGAATGATGTTGATGAAAATGGACCTCTAGAAGAGGTATCTGATTCTGAGTCAGAGAATGAAACCATAGAGGAAAAACTTGCAGAAGAACCAAAACCCGCTCCTGATTCATCTATACATATTGATAAACCAGATCTGAAAGACCCATCTGGGAATGGCTTACTTACAAGCAATGCTGAAGCAAAAGACTCAGCTGAAATTCccatgaaagaaaagaagaccTTTAGTGATGCTGATATTTCTGTAAATGGTGTTTCATCTGTCACCCCAGAACTTGAGGATCTCATTGATAGAGCTCTTGGGCTTGGATCTACAGCTATGTCTGCTAAAAAATATCAGATTGACACTTCTCCAGTTGATTTGGTAGCGGAACCTAATGTTGAGGAGAATAAGGCTACAGGAAGAGAGAAACCTCATATTTCAAAAGCTGAAAGAAGAAAGCTCAAGAAAGGCCAGACTGGTAGTGCTCATGAAGAACAAGCTGATCTGCAAAACGAAAAGTTGAAGCAACATGAGATTTCAGTCAGTCAGCCTGAAAAGGAAGTTCATGAGAAGAAGCCTAGTGGTGGAAAAACCAGCCGATCAAAACAACACAATATTTCTGCCAGACAGACCAAAAATGAAGTTCATGATAAGAAGCCAAGTAGTGGAAAAGCCAGCCGTGGACAAAAGGGTAAACTCAAGAAGATGAAAGAGAAGTATGCTGATCAGGATGAGGAAGAAAGAAGGATCCGTATGGCTTTGCTAGCT TCTGCTGGAAGAGTACAGAAGAGTGGAGAGTCCCAAAATGAAAATTCAGCTCTGGCTGAAGATAAGAAACTGA GTCCTGTCGATGCTCCAAAAATATGTTATAAATGTAAAAAGGTAGGTCATCTGTCCCGGGATTGTCCAGAACATCAAGATGGTACGTTACATAGTCATGCAAATGGTGGAGTTGAAGATGACCCTCCTGTGGGTTTGGATAAATCTACTTCTGAAGTTGACAAGGTgacaatggaggaggatgataTTCATGAGATAGGTgaagaggagaaggagaaatTAAACGATGTTGATTACTTGACGGGCAATCCACTGCCCAGTGATATTCTCTTATATGCGGTGCCTGTCTGTGGTCCTTATAGCTCCGTCCAGTCTTATAAATATCATGTGAAGATAGTTCCTGGCTCTGTGAAGAGGGGGAAAG CTGCGAAAACTGCCatgaatttgtttagccacagGCCGGAAGCAACGGTTAGAGAGAAAGAGTTGATGAAAGCATGCACTGATCCTGAGTTGGTTGCTGCAATTATCGGCAATGTGAAGATAACATCTGCAGGCCTCACTCAGTTGAAGCAGAAGCAAAAGAAAGTCAAGAAGAGCAGCAGCAAAGCTAAGTAG
- the LOC137737669 gene encoding uncharacterized protein isoform X1 has product MVKVRMNTADVAAEVKCLRRLIGMRCSNVYDLSPKTYMLKLMNSSGVTESGESEKVFLLIESGVRLHTTQYVRDKSNTPSGFTLKLRKHIRTRRLEDVRQLGYDRIVLFQFGLGENAYYVILELYAQGNVILADSDFMVMTLLRSHRDDDKGVAIMSRHRYPIEICRVFERTTAEKLQEALTLSKEPDNNEPVKDHEGGNNVPDAPKEKKGKSKGGKPAESSKSSGDTKAKQATLKNVLGDALGYGPALSEHIILDAGLIPNTKVSKENKLDDNAIQLLVEAVAKFEDWLHDVISGDKIPEGYILMQKNSGKSGPPSEPGSSVQIYDEFCPILLNQFKSREHVEFETFDASLDEFYSKIESQRAEQQQKAKESSATQKLNKIRVDQENRVHMLRKEVDQCVKMAELIEYNLDDVDAAIVAVRVALAKGTSWEDIARMVKEEKKYGNPVASLIDKLQLEKNCMTLLLSNNLDEMDDDEKTLPADKVEVDLALSAHANARRWYELKKKQESKQEKTVTAHEKAFKAAEKKTRLQLSQEKAVASISHMRKVHWFEKFNWFISSENYLIISGRDAQQNEMIVKRYMSKGDLYVHAELHGASSTVIKNHRPDQPVPPLTLNQAGCFTVCHSAAWDSKIVTSAWWVHPHQVSKTAPTGEYLTVGSFMIRGKKNFLPPHPLIMGFGLLFRLDESSLGSHLNERRVRGEEEGTNDVDENGPLEEVSDSESENETIEEKLAEEPKPAPDSSIHIDKPDLKDPSGNGLLTSNAEAKDSAEIPMKEKKTFSDADISVNGVSSVTPELEDLIDRALGLGSTAMSAKKYQIDTSPVDLVAEPNVEENKATGREKPHISKAERRKLKKGQTGSAHEEQADLQNEKLKQHEISVSQPEKEVHEKKPSGGKTSRSKQHNISARQTKNEVHDKKPSSGKASRGQKGKLKKMKEKYADQDEEERRIRMALLASAGRVQKSGESQNENSALAEDKKLTGPVDAPKICYKCKKVGHLSRDCPEHQDGTLHSHANGGVEDDPPVGLDKSTSEVDKVTMEEDDIHEIGEEEKEKLNDVDYLTGNPLPSDILLYAVPVCGPYSSVQSYKYHVKIVPGSVKRGKAAKTAMNLFSHRPEATVREKELMKACTDPELVAAIIGNVKITSAGLTQLKQKQKKVKKSSSKAK; this is encoded by the exons ATGGTGAAGGTCCGGATGAACACCGCCGATGTCGCCGCCGAGGTCAAGTGCTTGCGGCGGCTCATCGGCATGCGCTGCTCCAACGTCTACGATCTCTCCCCCAag ACGTATATGTTGAAGCTCATGAATAGCAGTGGAGTCACAGAGTCCGGCGAGAGCGAGAAGGTTTTTCTATTGATTGAGAGTGGCGTCAGATTGCATACGACTCAATACGTTCG GGATAAGAGTAATACTCCATCTGGGTTTACCTTAAAATTGAGGAAGCACATACGAACACGAAGGCTCGAGGATGTACGGCAGCTTGGATATGATAGG ATTGTTCTCTTTCAATTTGGGCTCGGTGAAAATGCGTACTATGTTATATTGGAGCTTTATGCCCAGGGAAATGTTATTCTCGCAGATTCGGATTTTATGGTCATGACCCTTCTTCGCTCCCATAG GGATGACGATAAGGGGGTTGCAATCATGTCACGTCATCGTTATCCAATTGAAATATGTCGAGTTTTTGAGCGAACAACTGCTGAAAAGTTACAGGAAGCTCTTACCTTGTCCAAGGAACCAGATAACAATGAACCCGTTAAGGATCATGAAGGTGGAAATAATGTGCCTGATgcaccaaaagagaaaaagggtAAAAGTAAAGGTGGGAAGCCTGCTGAGTCAAGTAAAAGTAGCGGTGATACTAAAGCCAAACAGGCCACCTTGAAGAATGTTCTTGGGGATGCGTTGGGCTATGGACCTGCGCTATCTGAGCATATTATATTAGATGCTGGCCTCATTCCAAATACAAAAGTTTCTAAAGAGAACAAGTTAGACGATAATGCAATTCAGCTTTTGGTTGAAGCTGTTGCGAAGTTTGAGGATTGGCTGCATGATGTCATTTCAGGTGATAAAATTCCTGAAGGGTACATTTTAATGCAGAAGAATTCAGGGAAAAGTGGTCCCCCATCTGAACCAGGGAGTTCTGTCCAG ATATATGATGAATTCTGCCCCATATTATTGAACCAATTCAAATCGAGGGAGCATGTGGAGTTTGAAACATTTGATGCTTCTTTGGATGAGTTCTATAGCAAAATTGAGAGTCAAAGGGCAGAACAACAGCAAAAGGCAAAAGAGAGCTCTGCCACCCAGAAGCTTAATAAAATACGTGTTGATCAG GAAAATCGTGTTCACATGCTAAGGAAAGAAGTTGATCAGTGTGTTAAAATGGCGGAATTGATAGAATATAATTTAGATGATGTGGATGCTGCTATAGTAGCTGTTCGTGTAGCTTTAGCAAAGGGCACAAGTTGGGAGGATATTGCTAGAATGgtgaaggaggagaagaaatatGGAAACCCTGTTGCTAGCCTCATTGACAAGCTTCAGCTTGAAAAGAATTGCATGACATTGCTGCTGAGCAACAATCTTGATGAAATGGATGATGATGAGAAGACTCTCCCTGCAGATAag GTGGAAGTTGATTTAGCACTTTCAGCACATGCCAATGCTCGGCGGTGGTATGAACTAAAGAAAAAACAGGAGAGCAAACAGGAGAAGACTGTAACAGCACATGAAAAAGCATTTAAGGCAGCGGAGAAAAAGACTCGTCTCCAGCTGTCACAG GAAAAAGCTGTTGCTAGCATTTCACATATGCGCAAGGTTCACTGGTTTGAGAAATTTAACTGGTTCATCAGCAGTGAGAACTATTTGATTATCAGTGGACGTGATGCTCAACAAAACGAGATGATAGTCAAGCGCTATATGTCAAAAGGAGATCT gtatGTCCATGCGGAGTTGCATGGGGCTTCCAGCACCGTGATAAAGAACCATAGGCCTGACCAACCAGTGCCTCCACTTACATTAAACCAAGCAGGGTGCTTCACA GTTTGCCACAGCGCAGCATGGGATTCAAAGATTGTCACTAGTGCGTGGTGGGTTCATCCTCACCAGGTCAGTAAAACTGCTCCTACTGGGGAGTATCTGACAGTTGGAAGTTTTATGATTCGTGGGAAAAAGAATTTTCTTCCTCCACACCCTCTAATTATGGGCTTTGGGTTGTTATTTCGCTTGGACGAGAGCTCATTGGGCTCCCATCTGAATGAGAGGAGGGTAAGAGGTGAGGAGGAAGGGACGAATGATGTTGATGAAAATGGACCTCTAGAAGAGGTATCTGATTCTGAGTCAGAGAATGAAACCATAGAGGAAAAACTTGCAGAAGAACCAAAACCCGCTCCTGATTCATCTATACATATTGATAAACCAGATCTGAAAGACCCATCTGGGAATGGCTTACTTACAAGCAATGCTGAAGCAAAAGACTCAGCTGAAATTCccatgaaagaaaagaagaccTTTAGTGATGCTGATATTTCTGTAAATGGTGTTTCATCTGTCACCCCAGAACTTGAGGATCTCATTGATAGAGCTCTTGGGCTTGGATCTACAGCTATGTCTGCTAAAAAATATCAGATTGACACTTCTCCAGTTGATTTGGTAGCGGAACCTAATGTTGAGGAGAATAAGGCTACAGGAAGAGAGAAACCTCATATTTCAAAAGCTGAAAGAAGAAAGCTCAAGAAAGGCCAGACTGGTAGTGCTCATGAAGAACAAGCTGATCTGCAAAACGAAAAGTTGAAGCAACATGAGATTTCAGTCAGTCAGCCTGAAAAGGAAGTTCATGAGAAGAAGCCTAGTGGTGGAAAAACCAGCCGATCAAAACAACACAATATTTCTGCCAGACAGACCAAAAATGAAGTTCATGATAAGAAGCCAAGTAGTGGAAAAGCCAGCCGTGGACAAAAGGGTAAACTCAAGAAGATGAAAGAGAAGTATGCTGATCAGGATGAGGAAGAAAGAAGGATCCGTATGGCTTTGCTAGCT TCTGCTGGAAGAGTACAGAAGAGTGGAGAGTCCCAAAATGAAAATTCAGCTCTGGCTGAAGATAAGAAACTGA CAGGTCCTGTCGATGCTCCAAAAATATGTTATAAATGTAAAAAGGTAGGTCATCTGTCCCGGGATTGTCCAGAACATCAAGATGGTACGTTACATAGTCATGCAAATGGTGGAGTTGAAGATGACCCTCCTGTGGGTTTGGATAAATCTACTTCTGAAGTTGACAAGGTgacaatggaggaggatgataTTCATGAGATAGGTgaagaggagaaggagaaatTAAACGATGTTGATTACTTGACGGGCAATCCACTGCCCAGTGATATTCTCTTATATGCGGTGCCTGTCTGTGGTCCTTATAGCTCCGTCCAGTCTTATAAATATCATGTGAAGATAGTTCCTGGCTCTGTGAAGAGGGGGAAAG CTGCGAAAACTGCCatgaatttgtttagccacagGCCGGAAGCAACGGTTAGAGAGAAAGAGTTGATGAAAGCATGCACTGATCCTGAGTTGGTTGCTGCAATTATCGGCAATGTGAAGATAACATCTGCAGGCCTCACTCAGTTGAAGCAGAAGCAAAAGAAAGTCAAGAAGAGCAGCAGCAAAGCTAAGTAG